CGGGCTGAGCAAATTAattatacacatacatacatacgtttGGTTAAGTTTGTTTGACTAATAAAAGGTATATTTGATTGCGATCTTATctgagcagcagctccaggtCAAGCTCCAGTTAAATGCCATGTCTTTTGGTTTGTTTAAAGGCCTGAAACAGGATGAGTGGCTGAGGAAGTCAGTGACATGCAGCAGCATTACATACTAgacaaatatacatattaccTAGTTTACTTGAGCAAATACCGGCTGGACTGGATACCACATTACTAGCaaaccgcacacacacagcatTTTAATTAAAGACATTTCCATGTCCTCTATATGGCCTCTGCAACTGCTGTCGCCACCATCGCCATCACCATCTGCTTGTGCGAATTTCTTGAGAACTACAAAGGTGTGTGAAGGTTTTTAGGTCGCTGAAAAGCACTACAATTTTTGGAAGAACGGCTTTCACCTAAGTTGCTATTTTTATAACCTGAAAGAGGGTAATTGGTCAGAATTGGCCAAATTGGTTCGTATCGCGCAGATGGCCACAGATCCAGCCGAACCATCCCTTTGTCTGGATGGTCTATTCTATTATAGATAAGCTTTCGGACCATTCGCTGCATCTTTCAGTCTTTATTCCTGTAAAAGGTGCTTAAAAATATATACCATTGAAAGAGTTTCccaaaatatatttcatcGGATTATCTGCTTCTATCTGGCCTTGCCCTCTTATTTGTTTGTCGCACTGTCAATTACTTTCACCGTTTGTGTCAATACGACGGGATGCAAGTGCTTTTCAATTAAGAGAAACGCATTGCGGGctggaaaaacaaaaatgcaCATCGCATTCGCTGTGCTCCGGCGCGGCGGTGGAACGGTGGCTTTCGTCACTCCTGACGGGGCACGGCGCAACGCTTGGGCGGTCGGCACTCAAGAGCCCAAGACCCGGCGCCCACATGTCGTGGGCTTCGTTGGAGACAGTAGCATCCTGCTGGACGCAGGAGCCCAGCCCTCTCGCCGCGCTTGTGCAAATGGGTTTTAAGTCAAGAGCGAAGGTCACTGCGTCCTTTGCGGTTCTTAAATGCACGTCGTGCTGGTATCTCGCGCCTTTCCCACTGCGGGTTCTGTGTCCCCACCCAGAACTCATTAATGACAGTGTTTCCTTTTAAGTCGGCAAGGAAGGAGAGGACCCTGCTTTTtcttagtttttttttgtattctggAATTTAACGGCATTACATCCCCAAGCTAGTTTCAATTTCCTTTCCAGGGTAGAGGGCGGATTAAATGCTGGGTAAAGGCGCTTAAGCGCAACTCGAGACTTTTTAATAATTTACGCCGAGGAAGCATGAATCTGAGAATCCTTGGAGTGGGGACCCTGCCGCCGCCACATGGAGGGCTAGGTGTGCAAATAGAGAcagaaataaaaataaatattagcCGAAGGGAAAGTGTTTCTCATCAGAATTTATGTAAATCTCTCAGATGTTCAAGAGTCGACGGTACCGCAAAAAGAGGAAAAAGTAGCACAGCAGGCATAGATCTCCGTAAGACCTGACGACTTTCACATCTTAATCCGCTGGAAAACATTTACAAGACATAGGCGGAGGATTTGGTGTGGCGGTAGTTTCCCATCTGCTTCTTTGTTTCCGGAGTTCTGGACAGGTACCTGTCGAGCGAGCATTTGCCGGCACCCAGCTGCGAGAGAAGCAGGAATCCACCAATTTTACACAACAGTAGGCTTAAATGCTCCAGTGACAGGAGCGCATCATTCCAGCCCCACAGGAACCAAAAGTGTGCGCTCAGCACGTCATGATAGAGTATGACTAAGGCAGTCAGGTATGAGGCAGCTCTGCACTTGATCCCCAAGACCATTGAACTTAagagagcgagggagaggAAGCTAGGGATGGGCTGAAACGGAATGTCACCTATAGTGCTATTGACAGATCTTCGATTGAAGCCGAACTTACATTAATTATCTCCTCCAGCCAGGATATATAGATACTGGATAGGCCAATTCTTCCCGCCAACAATATGAACTCGAACTTCTTGACGGCCAACCTAGGCCATTCCTTCCTGTCTCGGAGATAGACTCTAGTGGCCAGAAGAACTAGTAGAGAGCCCACATCGAGGCAGTCGTTAAGGAGAGAGTGATACACATGAATCCACACAGTGAAGAGCAATCGGTGAATCACACTCCCAATCAGCAGCATCATTACACCAGTCTCTTCTTTGCCTCGAACCAGGATCAGTGCAACGGCTGCAGAAGTCAGTAGAGCATCAAAAGCCGTATAGATGTAGCCAAACACATCCGCGACATCGAGAACTACAGCCTTTTCGGCGCTCACAAGTCGGTAATTCATTAGCGTGGCCAACACATCCATGCAGTAGTATGACATAATTAAATATGGCACTAGCCCTAATACCCATGATCGGATATTGTAGTGCAGCGCCTTGATTGCCAGAATTCCTTCACAGGCAATTCGAAACATAATACTTTGGACGTGCGAAGAAGGAACTTTGAATTTGAAATACACAATAGATTGTAGTAGCGCAGGGATCGTTATAACGTATAAGTCCCGGCAAGCCCACACAATTTCGTTAAACTTCACCTATGTGTCACCTATCTAATGCTCTCCTTATAATCCCATTTGGGTGTACATATCCCATCGTTCCCTATTTAATCAGTGCACCACCGCACCTTGAGCAGCCTCAGGGCATTATAATATGCCTAATTGTAGGGGGCCAGGCCAACAGGAGGGCTTAATGATGTCTTGAGCCGCGGTCATACAAGTCAATCTTTCGACTAATTATCTCAAACTTTGCAGACGCCCAGGGCGGACCGCAGCTCTCACATTACCGATTGCACCTGAATCCAAGCAGGCGGGGGCTGAGCTTCCAATCTGGCAACAGGACTTCAAAATTTCTCGCTTCTTCAAAATTTATGTTGTCGTTATTTCCACTCCTGTTAATTTAATGCACCGCCTGGTGGTGGTGTCGGGCTCATCGCACTGCGACTTTGCAGATGTGGTGGCCGAGAGCTTGGGGCTCAGCTTGCATCCAGTGCTGCGAGCGAAGTTCCCCAATGGAGAGATACAGTTCGAGCTGCTCGAGTCGGTGCGGGGAGCGGATGTCTATATAGTTCAAACCAGCTGCGAGCCGGTCAACGACATGCTGATGGAGCTTCTGGTTATGGTGCAGGCCTGTCGCTATGCCTCGGCCAACACGATTACGGCGGTGATGCCACTATTTCCATACTCCAGGCAGGACAAAATGGACTCGTGGAAGCAGCCCATAACGGCCAAGCTAGTAGCCAACATGCTCTCTGTGGCTGGGGTCAATCGTGTCCTGACCATGCAACTGCACAACGCTCAGCTGCAGGGATTCTTTGATATACCCTGCGACAACCTGCAATCTGATATTGCCATCGAATCGTGGATTAAACGCTTTATCCCCGACTACACGGAGCTGGTGATTGTGGGCGCAGACAAAGGAGCGGTAAAAACGGCCACCCACATCAGCCACAAGTTGGGCACTCACGTGGCTCTGTTCCACAAGCAGAGGCGGGTGGCCAGCCAGGTGCACGACATGATACTGGTTGGGAACGTTCGGGACAAGGTCGTTGTGGTTGTGGACGATCTAGCGGACACCAGTAATACCCTATGCCTAGCCGCTGAGCGCTTGAACGAGGCCGGAGCGGCGAGAATCTACGCAGTCGTTACCCATGGAGTATTTTCTGGCCAGGCCCAGCAGAAACTCAGTGAATCGCTGTTTGAGCTTGTTGTCTGCACGAATACCGTTCCCCAGCCCGCAGAAGTGGCCCAGAATCCAAAGTTCCACATCATTGATGTCTCCAATATCTTTGCAAAATGCATTTGGAACATGCACGACAGTACTAGTGTTGAGAATGCGTTTCGATCGGAGTCCAGCCTGCTGAACTGGCGTTTGTCACATAAGAAAGACGCCGATAGCGTCTCTAAGAGCTTTATGGAAGAGGAGGGTGATAGGTTTTCGGAAAACGAGCGTTGCACCAATCAAAAGTCCACTCAAACCATAAAGAAATATGAAAAGGGGCAggaaaattgattttgattcAAATAAAGGTCCAATACGTGCGTTTTCTCAGGTTATAGTCATAGTCATAGTGTTTTATTTCCCACAACACCCGCCTCCCTTCCTGTGTGTCAAACTGACCCTTCAACAGTTTATAGTATAAACAGGTCCTTGCCTCTTGGGGCATCTACCATTGTAAACAGTTCAATGACTCGATAATCTCGCAAAGACT
The sequence above is a segment of the Drosophila miranda strain MSH22 chromosome 4, D.miranda_PacBio2.1, whole genome shotgun sequence genome. Coding sequences within it:
- the LOC108161492 gene encoding uncharacterized protein LOC108161492, with protein sequence MFRIACEGILAIKALHYNIRSWVLGLVPYLIMSYYCMDVLATLMNYRLVSAEKAVVLDVADVFGYIYTAFDALLTSAAVALILVRGKEETGVMMLLIGSVIHRLLFTVWIHVYHSLLNDCLDVGSLLVLLATRVYLRDRKEWPRLAVKKFEFILLAGRIGLSSIYISWLEEIINPIPSFLSLALLSSMVLGIKCRAASYLTALVILYHDVLSAHFWFLWGWNDALLSLEHLSLLLCKIGGFLLLSQLGAGKCSLDRYLSRTPETKKQMGNYRHTKSSAYVL
- the LOC108161441 gene encoding ribose-phosphate pyrophosphokinase 2-like, whose protein sequence is MHRLVVVSGSSHCDFADVVAESLGLSLHPVLRAKFPNGEIQFELLESVRGADVYIVQTSCEPVNDMLMELLVMVQACRYASANTITAVMPLFPYSRQDKMDSWKQPITAKLVANMLSVAGVNRVLTMQLHNAQLQGFFDIPCDNLQSDIAIESWIKRFIPDYTELVIVGADKGAVKTATHISHKLGTHVALFHKQRRVASQVHDMILVGNVRDKVVVVVDDLADTSNTLCLAAERLNEAGAARIYAVVTHGVFSGQAQQKLSESLFELVVCTNTVPQPAEVAQNPKFHIIDVSNIFAKCIWNMHDSTSVENAFRSESSLLNWRLSHKKDADSVSKSFMEEEGDRFSENERCTNQKSTQTIKKYEKGQEN